Part of the Triticum urartu cultivar G1812 chromosome 2, Tu2.1, whole genome shotgun sequence genome, accgtgcgtatctgtggtgacaatgggatatcacgtgattcacttgatgtatattttggtgaccaacttgcgggttccgcccatgaacttatgcataggggttggcacacgtttccgtcgtgattctccggtagaaactttggtgcactctttgaggttctatgtgttggttgaatagatgaatctgagattgtgtgatgcatatcgtataatcatacccacgaatacttgaggtgacattggagtatctaggtgacattaaggttttggttgatttgtgtcttaaggtgttattctagtatgaactctagggctgtttgtgacacttataggaatagcccaacggattgattggaaagaataactttgaggtggtttcataccctaccataatctctgaccaacatgtcacgtccagagggaagcatagccaagggctttctgaccgaagagtgcatctcctactgcacaaattatctaggcatcgagaaccccattggtctgcccgtcaacaggcacctcggcaggctcgctggattgGGTGACCGCGAGGGTCGCCGTGAAATGCATGCCGACTTcaagggtcgactcgccgactttgaaagagcaaacctagtcatgctacaacacatagacgtggtcgatccttgggtggcagagcacaaaacctttattgagaagacgtacaatgaccgaggccaacagagaacggacggagatataatcaaagagcacaactcatgtttcacgcgttggttcaaggagAAGCTTCTGTTGTACcttttacatgaggattcttccgcggaagaaaaactcatattcgccttgtcacagggcaccgagtacaacctgatgacctatgaggcgtacaaTATCAAcagctacacattctacaccgaggaaaaggacatgaagagcgttgattatcagaactccggggtaacgatggaatcctacactgGTAACGataaggacagatactacggaaggatcgaggagatctgggagctgagctacgctggagagaaggtcccgatgttccgtgtcagatgggccaagagggtcctaaaagaagaccggtatttcaacACCATGGTTATACCCAAAGCCAAATCCAAAACCgagggcgcaaacgtcaccgtgaaaaatgagccatgggtactggcttcgcaagtggaccaatgcttcttcattaccgacccatCAAAGCCCAGCCGTGTTgtcatgaggagaggcaaaaggaagatcatcggaatggatggagtcaccaatgagcaagacttcgacaagtcgGCGACCTgaagatggaacatgacgacgatgatgaagtaccatacaccacaagaagaagcaggaccaccgtacctaaaggacgtccgttcaagagaagaactccatttgtgaaaaataagggcaagaagattgtgaaaagaTAGCTAAGTTTGAATCACGACGTGTCGGCCACGTGTGTGTGTGTCAGTGGCAAGCTCAATTATTACATGCAACTAAATTATTACATGTATCACTTGATTTCAACCATGTCATCGATCTAATTCTAAATCTTTGCACAATGGTTTCAATTgcagtcttcatttctcgattgtatatCGACATATGGAAATGGCATATCTTCTCCATCACCAAGTTGAAGTATCAACCACCCCTTCTTCTTGGATTTGGAATTTTTGTTCTTATCCCTCTTGTTTTGTTGCAAATTATCATTTACATGCACATTGGGCTTCTTTGTGTTTTCTTCTGGTATTTTAATTgtttttatttatgtttattctGGTAAAGTAAAAAAAtgttagcaatggcgcaccaggagaaggtgcgccattgctatcatggggtttatggcgcacccctagaaggtgcgccattgctaaccctcCCCCCACTAACAATTTTCTAACTCACAAAAAGTATTGAATTTGTTAATgttttttgaactcatgaatatttttaaatttcattgacactttttgaattcatgaatattttttcaaatttgatgatattttttcatattcataaatgttttaccaattcacaaatgTTTTGCAACGCAAGTATTTGAAAATTAGTAACAACTACTTATATCATAACATTTTAAAATTTATGGCCATTTTCTAAACAATTATTACATGCAAATAAAAGTCCAAAAAAAATAGTAATGACGCACAAGGAAAaagtgcgccattgctatcacgGGGTTTATGGTGCATCCCTAGAAGGTGCACCATTGCTAACCCTCCCCAATCCCCGATCCCCAATCTCTCACACCTCTCTCTCAGCCCTCGATCGACCTGGTGCCCCCGacctgcgccgccgccccgacctgcgccgccgccccgaccgACTGCGCTGTCGCCCCtactcgcgccgccgccccgaccgACTGCGCTGTCGCCCCTACTCGCGCCGCCGCCCAGACCCACTGCACCGCCCCGACCCACTGCGCCGCTGCATCTCCAGCGCCTTCTTCTCCACCAACCCCCCTTCTTCTCCACTACCATCGGAGGGTTTCTCCCACTCGCGTGAGCACAGCGGAGGCACCCGTGCTCCTCTCGCACGTGAGATCCCGCGTGCCACCTCATCTTCATCTCCGGCGAGTAGCACCTGCAGTCTCCGCTGCTTCGAGGTACACCGCCGCCATGCGCTCCAGCCGTCTCTCCTTTCCTTCATCTCATTTCCCCTGTTATCCACCGTAGGTCGCCGCCTCACTTCTCTCTTTCCCATAGGTCACCGCCGTTGTGCAACCGAGCCGCAGGAGCTCTCGCTCGACCTCATCCACGATGCTGCTCTCTGTATCTGACCACCGCGAGCTGCTACGAGCCGTCCTTGCAAAGCTGCTATGGGAGCACCGTGGGAAGGGGGTGGAGCAGCAGGCCAACATCCATCCATCCTCACCTCCACCCAGAAAAGCATACGCGGTGAGTGTGTGAGCTTCCCCTCTCCCCCATCCAATCGACCCCCACATCTGAATATCATCTTCAGTTTTGGATGTTTTCTTGGCTCACCATGTTTGAAGAGAAGAAAACAGCAGCAAGCTGTGCGTGTGTGTATGTGTTCAACAAATCCAATTTGTCTCTTACAAGAGATAGGCCAAATCAATGAGGCTTTCTTCCTTGTGCTCGTTCTGATTCATACTGTATTAGCTTGATGTTGCTAGTAACGAATTCCATGTTTTGTCACTTGTTACATACACACAtccacttcaccacatgacagCACACATGTCTTCCTTCTTCTGTCAATGAAAAAAATGCTATGGGGGTGGGCTATTCTCACATCTTTGTTAGTCCAGCGCCTAGCCACTTTATGTGAGAGGGCACGGGTAAAAACAGATAAGTTTCCTACTCTCTTTCTCTATAACTATTTTTCTGCACAACAGGATGGATGGATCACAGGGCTGTCGCGCCACAGTTAGTTATAGGCAGAGCAGTACCACTTCAGTTACCCGAATGAGGGGGAGGTTATTGCTTCTTGAAACCCCCTCCATTATTTCTAGCGGCAGGCTGACCTGTTCCAGTACTGCTTTGGTTTACCGATTGATAGCCGTGCCCGTAATAGCAACCGGACATGAACCCAGCGGCCTGTGTGCCTTCGGGTTCAAGATGGCTCCATCCAGCTAAACTGCCGTAGTCTGCGAACTGGGGGTAGTAATAAGCTGAATACTGATTAATTAGTTATCAACCAATGCCATCTTTTAGACATTTTTTATGTGATGAATCACTGTAACTCGTACTTGGAAATATATCTTTGGGAGCCATCATATTTGCTTGTTGCACCATATATTGGTTGCTGAAATAGAGCATCTCCTCCTCTGCTTCTGCTGGACTGCAAGCTACATATGCTCTGTTTCGTCAAGTAGCATTCGCACATGCGCTTCAGTTGTTCTTGAGTGAAGCTTTCTTTGGCTGGAGATGATATATAATGTTGTGATACCCCTTTCTCCTGAAACGTTGATTAATTTTCGTTTCGGTTGCGAATGGGGCActcctaggtcaagaaaattagcaaagctcatgcccaattttcttgacctagaaggtgTCCGATTCTCAACCGAAACAACAATTAATCAACATTTATAGACAATGTTATTTCTACAAAGAAAATATTTCTAAGTGGCTTTTATAGTTTTCCCTTAAGTTGAAATGCAAACTATTTTCTCTTCCTGCAGCAAGAGCAATAGTGCACTTAGTTTGGTGGAGTTGAAACCAGAGAGTTGATTACTAATATAGGATAAAACTGTGAAGAGTGAAGTAAATAACACTCCAAATCAACACAAtgcctcttgtgttatacatataTAAGTGTGATATCAACTCATAGTTATTACTAATGTCAGTTGCTCTCTTTCTGTGCCTTTTTACAACATGAGCAATGCATAGTTATTAGTAATGATATAATCTATACCTATATGGAGTGTGTACTATTAGTGTAAATTCTTCTTTGGTTAATTATAACATTACAGGAAATAACAGTAAAATTACTTTCTATAGGATTTTGTTGTTGTTGTGAATTTTCAGAAAGGTTACTTAACTCACATGTTGCAGAAAAAAAACATTCAGTGCTAACATGCTGATTTGTAATAACTCCGGTAGATACTACCGTGATCTCATCCAATAACTCTAGTAcccttttttcctatttagagcgaacatggccaacaacgatgaggccgacGGTTCGAGCAAGGCATTCTGGGAgatgtcccaggagatggaggaagaacctcaccgctatgaggacgccgtggaagacaccgatcccgactacacaacccctagtggcatcggggatgacaccactgatggtgccgccgaggatgccaccaccgatgatggcagcgcacacatagatggcagccaaccgaagaggcaacggaaggaccgacgcccgaacgtgctcggcaccgtcaaggaggaatttaaTAAAGTGTCCTCCAGTGGGCATCCAATGACGTGCAAAGAATTAGTCAGTGGGTATGCGGGACAACTctggtgcattctccggagcactgtctcgatcaacaccgagaacctaagtcATCGTGActgagggaatttgcgcaacctcctcttcacggaGTTGCACGAATGATACAAGTTTTCCGGTGacttcgcaaacacacgcctcttagggaataaagtgaacagtgccgccttcacaaaggtttgcacgCCCTGGCTACTTGGAGAGCCGCAGTGAAGAGAAGGATTCTAAgtggtgatagttatgagaagatcaaggagacaTATCCTTCGATCAGCGAAGCTGACTACCTGGACTTCAAGATCAAGTGAGAGAGCAACACATCCTtggaatcaagtcagtgggggaaagatatgtgggacttgaacttaggggtccacaaactcggtcccgATGGTTACAGAGTGGTGgaacctatatgggacaaggaggacgtggaccgtgccgagcaaggcctaccgcccctctttgataaataccgtgacaagcagaccaggaactatgtcagggcccggtacaaggtggacccggtaacaaaggagcttaccatggatccaaagaccaaggcgcttgagcttattctggtaaggaatacaccctaGCGTAATtcgctccatatggttgcattctaattaatgaagccaaatttctaaatgattcacgttccttccgcaggaaactaaaagcagtagcgcggggtcatctcagacctccccttgggacaccactttaaatagggcgttgaatgtaatgaaacaCAAGGATAAGTTCAGTAAGCcgtcgtcagctggtcgtgtggccggcaaaggcttgtccatgAAATGGTCAGAATACTATAACGCtgggcgaaaggagagaaagaccagctcggaaagcctggagcgcgaggttcaagaactcaaggcacaagtcgCGTGGATTCCGGAGATAGTCGAAGAGCATGTGCGAGACCAACTGGGAGCGACGATCACCAccattatgcctaccttgctTGAGGGGCTGCATGCGTGGATTGCGGGcagccaacaggggccgcccccgattcccagcttcacgggcAGCAACTCGCGCAACGCgccggcgccattggtgtctccggcggaggtgGCAGTGGTGTATCTGGCGTCGGCGCCGGCagtggagcttaatgcacccgggtatGGGAAGAATACGCCGACCGGCACCTCGGCAGTAAACGGCCCCTCCGTCACTTGCACGCCCGCTGTTGGGGGTGCCTGGAAATTAGCCaagctcgacgccatcacggtaactaacCCTCTcagccgatgacttcatctccttgccttgaCTAGGCATCcttgacgccctacatgttttcgcagggtgccgccgacgttccatgcactctcctgcacttcgtggacGGTGAGTTGATCGATGTCGCCAAAGCCAGAATCGTTCAAGCGGGTAACcgcgtgttccacggtaatccgatgccacccaccgtGTAGAGGGTTAAACTGGTTCTGGTGCTGCGGAGCTGCGAAGACTTGTTACCTCCGTATCGACCCCTTGGTgccgacgaagatgatgtgatgaccccacagacaacaccgccagtcgtgccggcgccaagccatggcaggACCGCCGCAATGCTACCGCCGTTAGCTGATCTgtacatgcatatggcacaggatccggacgacgacgacggtacatttaccaggGTTGATAAGTACTTCAatgaacatgggtacggtgacgaattcttggggcctccttctcaagaacccaaccctgcaaaagacgatcatgatctagctggtaccgcggagaaacccaattgcaacaagcgtcgtctggcgttcagttctcaggagacgcctccagctgccgccttcaccgagtcTTGGATAGCcaaggtgcgaaatattatcagccccaacacactaaAGAAGGTTTTCTCTGTGCAGAACTCGATCCCATTACAGCAGAAGAAGCAGAAGGGatagaaaagaaaaaataacaagggtgcgagctagccggcaccgagtacgatccgtgctcaggatggcccaccttcacctaaggatatctcgaggagggtgcatgtggccgGTAGGCCAATGCTACCGACTaatctgctcaatgctgcaaccggtgctatgcggagtctggatgacagtgttctttctttggagaagcggcgtctccgagaatgatgtggcatacacggttttcatggccaaggtgccagagggcaagggctttgtcgatagcaccatcgggggtatgatcgtcctgcggtttgatgataTCTTCGCTAtatttaaccttcatccgctgcactacacctttaTTCGGGTATTTCCGCTCAGTATGGAGATGTAGATCATTAGAGACTAGACCCCAGACATCGTGATAgacgaccccttctacatgcgtgccaagatcttgggcagcgctggggaccggtaAGTCACGAGTTCATACCTCAAAGGAGTCATTCTAGcgaacccagataaggataacttcctcgtgccttactttcccgagtaagtcatcccctcaccgctccataacatatgatttcttagatttcgatagttcttttttctaacattccgtgttttgtgcagtgccacatattgcacactcatcctcttaagcccgaaatattccatggccacgtatttcaaCTCGGGCCGTCACTcgaagaaagactacacaaatatcaagaatgttcttgatgatgctctccccggctacgccaaatctagAAGGCACCTTCAGGAGGCCAATTTGTAGGTATGGCAAGCACGTGTTCACCCATGTAACGACGTTCCCCTGCGTCAAACAGctgcctggcggtcagaaggatgcctactacgccctccatcacatgcgggcgatcgtacgggaccataatcaccttcttCTACCAactaatctcaaagattgggccgcaagcttgtcggcaatccaggacgcggacatcagacaagaattatttcgcatccagtcggagtttgcggaaatcatccatcaagatgtccttagTACCTCGGGGTAGTTCTACCTCAAATATCAACCGTTCAACAGTGAAATAgaaacaacgctacaaatgcaggctaaCAACGatcgcgatttcatgaccatcacgaaaGACGGCGGCTTTATCCATGCTCCGGTCCCTAAGTCGAGTCGAAAGTAATTATGCTATGTAGTTCTGAAATATCgattagctcatgttgtaattaaactttaatgaacttgtatgtctccttagtttggacagtcattcaacttatatgtaatcgatgctatttattagtaggaccatgaatcgtgctattaatgtgttgcttttctcttccgatccttttgttgcatacttatatattgctaaTATACTATCTGTGATTGCTACAAACGTTTTGTTTgtctagtgcatagagatgccgtcgtatgtcgtgtacaagcgtaaggttcccggagtctacgacgactaggaggagtgtcggagacaggttcaccgttttagcggtaatagttacaaagggtacaccactagggcggagtcggaagctagatacgcgcgctatctagcgggagagaggagggagcggaggaggaaccggatggagaccagtttcatcgcgatgttgctcatcgtgaccgcagctctcttctatgtgatgtagtttagatgatcgatatcgagtTTGTAATGTGACGACAAACACGCCTAATATATATGATGAACTTTGCTAATGTCTTGATACCTAAACATGGCTAATGTTTGAACTTTGTTCACTATTTTGAATTTGGAGACTACTATGATGAATTCTattgtgatgtttatattttgtGCTGTGTAACGtgtattttgtaacctgtgcaaataccagaaaagcaaaaaataataattcctaatattcatagtagtggcgcaccatatTGAGCATTAGTGGCGCACCGGGGCTAAATACCAGTGACGCATTATGGGGCATAGTAATGGCACACTTGGGGGCATACGTgaaggtaaatatggccccctaaGAGGCagagtaatggcgcactgttggacatagtaatggcgcactaccaGGTGCACCACTATTATCtgggatactaatggcgcaccagaggtgcgccattactatttgTTACTAGCGGCGTGTTAATAGTGGCGCACttatagtgcgccattaatagcaaaaataggtgcgccactaacaGCCTGTTTTCTAGTAGTGTATAATGAAAAATTCCTACtactatatgaaagtgatatcataggagactctatatgaagaacatggtgctactttgaagcacaagtgtggaaaaaggatagtagcattgtcccttctctcttcttctctcgtatttttttatttgagccttctttttttccttttggcctcttttcttttctctttttttttatttttcgtctggagtctcatcctgacttgtgggggaatcatagtctccatcatcctttccttacttgggagaatgctctaataataatgatcattacactttatttacttacaactaaagaattacaactcaatgcttagaacaaaatatgactctatgtgaatgcctctggtgatgtaccgggatgtgcaatgatgcatgagtgacatgtatgaaagaattatgaacggtggctttgccacaaatataatgttaactacatgatcatgcaagcaatatgacaatgatgaagcatgttataataacagaacggtggaaagttgcatggcaatatatctcggagtggctatggaaatgccataataggtaggtatggtggctgtttcgaggaaggtatatggtgggtataTGGTATCGGCGAAATTTGCACCATACAAGataggctagcaatggtggaagggatAGAGTCcttataatccatggactcaacattagtcataaaaaactcacatacttattgcaaaattctattagttatcaaaacaaagtattatgtgcatgctcctagggggatagattggtacgaaaagaccatcgctcgtccccgaccgccactcataaggaagacaatcaataaataaatcatgcttcgacttcatcacataatggttcaccatacgtgcatgctacgggaatcacaaacttcaacacaagtatttctcaagttcacaactactcaactagcatgactctaatatcatcatctccatatctcaaaacaattatcaagtatcaaacttctcatggtattcaatgcacttgtatgaaagttttcattatttccatgttgttctaaaggactctcaaaataatataagtgaagcatgagagaacagtagtttctataaaacaaat contains:
- the LOC125537267 gene encoding uncharacterized protein LOC125537267 — its product is MKHKDKFSKPSSAGRVAGKGLSMKWSEYYNAGRKERKTSSESLEREVQELKAQVAWIPEIVEEHVRDQLGATITTIMPTLLEGLHAWIAGSQQGPPPIPSFTGSNSRNAPAPLVSPAEVAVVYLASAPAVELNAPGYGKNTPTGTSAVNGPSVTCTPAVGGAWKLAKLDAITGAADVPCTLLHFVDGELIDVAKARIVQAGNRVFHGNPMPPTV